From the Vibrio alginolyticus NBRC 15630 = ATCC 17749 genome, one window contains:
- the pheT gene encoding phenylalanine--tRNA ligase subunit beta encodes MKFSESWLREWVNPAVTTDELTHQITMAGLEVDEVLPVAGSFTGVKVGHVVECGQHPDADKLRVTKVDVGEEELLDIVCGAPNCRQGLKVAVATVGAVLPGDFKIKKAKLRGQPSHGMLCSFTELGIDVESDGIMELAEDAVIGTDFREFLGLDDVTVDVDLTANRADCFSIRGLAREVGVLNRADVTEPSVEAVAPSIDDKVSIEVKAPAACPRYLGRVIKNVNVQAETPLWMQEKLRRCGIRSIDPVVDITNYVLLEQGQPMHAFDLAKIEGGIVVRMAEQGEKLTLLDGNEAELNADTLVVADHNKALAIAGIFGGEESGVTTETKDVLLECAFFAPDHIRGRARSYGLHTDSSMRFERGVDYALQVSAMERATQLLVEICGGEVAPVVAVESEADLPKPNKVALRRTKLDNLLGHHIADSDVVEILERLGLTVEASEEGWMAVAPTWRFDIAIEQDLIEEVGRIYGYDNIPNQHPAAALKMHNHVEADLPLKRVRDLLVDRGYHEAITYSFVEPEQQKLVVPGVEPLVLPNPISADMSAMRLGLIQGLLNTVVHNQKRQQPRVRLFEYGLRFIPCETAENGMRQEPMLAGVIAGTRGEEHWDIETNTVDFFDLKGDLEAILELSANEKAYSFAALSPESKKANPALHPGQSAAIIVDGKEVGVIGTVHPELERKFGLNGRTIVFEIEWSAINSKVIPEAVALSKFPSNRRDIAVVVDEAVASGDIVNACLEQGGEFLKDAKLFDVYVGKGVEDGKKSLAIALTLQSLERTLEDADIAGAVDAIVAHVSEKFGASLRD; translated from the coding sequence ATGAAATTCAGCGAATCATGGCTTCGTGAGTGGGTAAACCCTGCGGTTACTACTGACGAGCTAACTCACCAAATTACAATGGCCGGCCTAGAGGTAGACGAGGTTCTTCCTGTTGCTGGTTCTTTTACTGGCGTTAAAGTCGGTCACGTTGTTGAATGTGGCCAACACCCAGATGCAGACAAACTGCGCGTAACTAAAGTTGACGTGGGTGAAGAAGAGCTTCTAGACATTGTTTGTGGCGCACCTAACTGTCGCCAAGGTCTGAAAGTAGCAGTCGCAACAGTTGGTGCTGTTCTTCCAGGTGATTTCAAAATCAAAAAAGCGAAACTACGTGGCCAGCCATCTCACGGCATGCTTTGTTCGTTCACTGAACTAGGTATCGACGTTGAGTCAGACGGCATCATGGAACTAGCAGAAGACGCTGTAATCGGTACTGATTTCCGTGAATTCCTAGGTCTAGACGACGTAACAGTAGACGTAGATCTAACAGCAAACCGCGCTGACTGTTTCAGCATTCGTGGTCTAGCTCGTGAAGTTGGCGTACTAAACCGTGCTGACGTGACTGAGCCATCAGTAGAAGCAGTTGCCCCTTCAATCGACGATAAAGTGTCTATCGAAGTGAAAGCGCCAGCTGCGTGTCCTCGTTACCTAGGTCGTGTTATTAAGAACGTAAACGTTCAAGCTGAAACGCCACTATGGATGCAAGAGAAACTGCGTCGTTGTGGTATTCGCTCTATCGACCCTGTAGTAGACATCACTAACTACGTTCTTCTAGAGCAAGGCCAACCAATGCACGCATTCGATCTAGCGAAGATCGAAGGTGGCATCGTAGTTCGTATGGCAGAGCAAGGTGAGAAGCTAACGCTTCTTGACGGCAACGAAGCAGAACTAAACGCAGATACACTAGTAGTTGCTGACCACAACAAAGCACTTGCAATCGCAGGTATCTTTGGTGGTGAAGAGTCTGGTGTAACAACTGAGACTAAAGACGTTCTACTAGAGTGTGCATTCTTTGCACCTGACCACATCCGTGGTCGCGCACGCAGCTACGGTCTGCACACTGACTCTTCAATGCGTTTCGAGCGTGGTGTGGATTACGCACTACAAGTGAGCGCAATGGAGCGTGCAACACAGCTTCTTGTTGAAATTTGTGGCGGTGAAGTAGCACCTGTTGTTGCAGTAGAGTCTGAAGCAGACCTACCTAAGCCAAACAAAGTTGCTCTACGTCGTACTAAGCTAGACAACCTGCTAGGTCACCACATTGCAGATAGCGACGTAGTAGAAATCCTAGAGCGTCTAGGTTTGACTGTTGAAGCTTCAGAAGAAGGTTGGATGGCAGTAGCGCCAACATGGCGTTTCGATATCGCTATCGAGCAAGACCTGATTGAAGAAGTTGGCCGTATCTACGGTTATGACAACATTCCTAACCAACACCCAGCAGCAGCACTTAAGATGCACAACCACGTTGAAGCGGATCTTCCACTGAAACGCGTTCGTGATCTTCTTGTTGACCGTGGTTACCACGAAGCAATTACATACAGCTTCGTTGAGCCTGAGCAACAAAAGCTAGTTGTACCTGGTGTTGAGCCTCTAGTGCTTCCAAACCCAATTTCTGCAGACATGTCAGCAATGCGTCTTGGTCTTATCCAAGGTCTGCTGAACACGGTTGTTCACAACCAGAAGCGTCAACAGCCACGCGTTCGTCTATTCGAATACGGCCTACGTTTCATCCCATGTGAAACTGCAGAAAACGGCATGCGCCAAGAGCCTATGCTTGCAGGTGTTATTGCTGGTACTCGCGGTGAAGAACATTGGGATATCGAAACTAACACGGTTGATTTCTTCGACCTTAAGGGCGATCTAGAAGCGATTCTAGAGCTATCTGCGAACGAAAAAGCGTACTCTTTCGCTGCACTGTCACCTGAAAGCAAAAAAGCTAACCCAGCACTTCACCCAGGTCAATCTGCGGCAATCATCGTAGATGGCAAAGAAGTGGGCGTGATCGGTACCGTTCACCCTGAGCTTGAGCGTAAGTTCGGTCTAAATGGTCGTACTATCGTATTCGAAATCGAATGGTCTGCAATTAACAGCAAAGTGATCCCAGAAGCGGTAGCACTTTCTAAATTCCCTTCAAACCGTCGTGATATCGCGGTAGTAGTGGATGAAGCTGTTGCATCTGGTGACATTGTTAACGCTTGTCTAGAGCAAGGTGGCGAGTTCCTTAAAGATGCGAAACTGTTCGACGTTTACGTAGGTAAAGGCGTTGAAGATGGTAAGAAGAGCCTAGCAATCGCTCTGACTCTACAGTCACTTGAGCGTACGCTTGAAGATGCAGATATCGCTGGTGCGGTTGACGCTATCGTTGCTCACGTTTCTGAGAAGTTTGGTGCGTCTCTGCGTGACTAA
- a CDS encoding TetR/AcrR family transcriptional regulator translates to MFNFRCKKYSKQDGCRVSSGLTKKQQAIADREIELIQLAKSLVQEQGFANLTMDKLTASSPYSKGTIYNHFCSKEDVILALCIHSLKSEAIFFERTAKFNGNTREKIIAMHVGYRIYARMEPVLSTCAIVAKTPWVLEKASPKRVNELNNLEEQVIDGADALVNNAVECGDLKFSPAIGSDAIVFANWSIAFGSNALAQNASNSRCIQRIQDPFSVLHNANMLLDGLGWSPLSTEWDYRKTWRRVEQELFSEELAYLESVNR, encoded by the coding sequence ATGTTTAACTTTCGCTGTAAAAAATATAGCAAGCAAGACGGATGTCGCGTGTCTTCAGGGCTAACAAAAAAGCAACAGGCGATTGCTGATCGTGAGATAGAGCTTATTCAATTGGCTAAGTCTTTAGTTCAAGAGCAAGGCTTTGCCAACTTAACGATGGACAAGCTTACAGCGTCAAGCCCTTATTCTAAAGGGACGATCTACAATCATTTTTGCAGCAAAGAAGATGTGATTCTTGCGCTTTGTATTCATTCGCTGAAAAGCGAAGCAATATTTTTCGAACGTACCGCCAAATTTAATGGCAATACCAGAGAAAAAATCATTGCGATGCATGTAGGTTATCGTATTTACGCTCGTATGGAGCCAGTACTATCAACCTGTGCGATTGTTGCAAAGACGCCTTGGGTTCTAGAGAAGGCTTCGCCTAAACGTGTGAATGAACTGAATAACTTGGAAGAACAAGTAATAGATGGTGCTGATGCGCTAGTGAACAATGCGGTAGAATGTGGTGATCTTAAGTTTTCTCCCGCAATAGGTTCTGATGCTATTGTATTCGCCAACTGGTCTATTGCATTCGGTTCAAACGCTTTGGCGCAAAATGCATCGAACAGTCGATGTATTCAGCGAATTCAAGACCCATTCTCAGTACTGCACAACGCGAATATGTTACTTGATGGTTTAGGTTGGTCGCCTTTATCTACAGAATGGGACTACCGTAAAACCTGGCGTCGAGTGGAGCAGGAGTTATTTAGTGAAGAGCTTGCTTATTTAGAGTCAGTGAATCGCTAA
- the ihfA gene encoding integration host factor subunit alpha: MALTKAELAENLFDKLGFSKRDAKETVEVFFEEIRKALESGEQVKLSGFGNFDLRDKNERPGRNPKTGEDIPITARRVVTFRPGQKLKARVENLKKVQ, encoded by the coding sequence ATGGCGCTCACAAAAGCCGAACTGGCAGAAAACCTGTTTGATAAATTAGGATTTAGTAAGCGGGACGCCAAGGAAACGGTGGAAGTGTTCTTTGAAGAGATTCGTAAGGCACTGGAAAGTGGCGAACAGGTAAAACTGTCAGGTTTTGGTAACTTTGATCTTCGTGACAAGAATGAACGACCTGGTCGTAACCCGAAAACTGGTGAAGATATTCCAATTACTGCTCGACGTGTAGTGACTTTTCGCCCGGGTCAGAAGTTAAAAGCTCGTGTAGAAAACCTGAAGAAAGTACAGTAA
- a CDS encoding outer membrane lipoprotein-sorting protein — MNLVKNALKVSVLSVSLIMSHAVLADEAKGLEIAQERKARDEGWGDSVATMQMILRNAQGESSTRLMRLQSLEVDGDGDKGLTIFDEPRDVKGTAFLNHSHTVGADDQWLYLPALKRVKRISSRNKSGPFMGSEFAYEDLSSFEIEKYRFNYLKDDSINGQDVFVVEQIPTDKNSGYTKQTVWLGKAHYRPLKVEFYDRKGSLLKTLSFSDYKQYLNQYWRAHTMAMTNHQTGKSTELTTSEMRFNTGLQDNDFHKNVLKRVR; from the coding sequence ATGAATTTAGTAAAAAATGCCTTAAAAGTATCAGTACTTTCTGTCTCGCTTATTATGAGTCATGCGGTGTTGGCGGATGAAGCCAAAGGACTAGAAATTGCCCAAGAGCGCAAAGCCCGTGATGAAGGGTGGGGGGATTCTGTTGCTACGATGCAAATGATTCTTCGAAACGCGCAAGGAGAAAGCAGCACACGTTTAATGCGCTTACAATCACTCGAAGTTGATGGCGATGGTGACAAAGGGCTCACGATATTTGATGAACCGAGAGATGTAAAAGGCACGGCGTTTCTTAACCATTCTCATACGGTGGGTGCCGATGACCAATGGCTTTACCTTCCTGCACTGAAACGTGTGAAACGTATTTCCTCGCGTAACAAATCAGGTCCTTTTATGGGCAGTGAATTCGCGTATGAGGATCTCAGTTCCTTTGAGATTGAAAAATACCGTTTCAACTACCTAAAAGATGACAGCATAAACGGGCAAGATGTTTTCGTCGTAGAGCAAATTCCGACCGATAAGAACTCAGGTTATACCAAGCAAACGGTGTGGTTAGGTAAAGCGCATTATCGTCCACTTAAAGTTGAGTTTTACGACCGCAAAGGCTCTTTGTTAAAAACGCTTTCTTTTTCCGATTACAAGCAATATCTCAACCAATATTGGCGCGCGCACACTATGGCGATGACAAACCATCAAACAGGAAAAAGTACTGAGCTAACGACTAGCGAAATGCGTTTTAACACTGGATTACAAGACAATGACTTTCATAAGAATGTGTTGAAGCGAGTGAGGTAG
- a CDS encoding AEC family transporter, translated as MINQIINILFPVFALVGVGYLVGRYIKPDFRPINRINIEVFTPALVFSSLVSMPLDSNQGPLLLAAIVAVLIPALLMIPVCRWTSLSFKTWAPPHMFRNSGNLAIPLFTYTFGEIALSSAVLLFVVSACLHISLGVMLLSHGNPFKQIVKMPIFLAASLALFLNVSNVGAWAPLYEATALLGQAAVPVMLLSLGAQMCHLRLDGLKIGVLCTVQSLATGAVAFALIYWLIPLPTMQLQMMVLFTMLPPAVMNYLFAERLNIEPMKVASMVLFGNFFSILTLPLLLSYTLSLAA; from the coding sequence ATGATTAATCAAATCATAAATATTCTTTTCCCTGTTTTTGCTCTTGTCGGAGTTGGCTATTTGGTCGGTCGTTACATCAAGCCTGACTTTCGCCCAATAAACCGCATTAATATTGAGGTATTTACGCCAGCACTGGTATTTTCGTCACTCGTTAGCATGCCGCTCGATTCAAATCAGGGGCCGCTTCTTTTGGCGGCAATTGTCGCGGTTTTAATTCCCGCACTACTCATGATCCCGGTATGTCGATGGACGTCACTCTCGTTTAAAACCTGGGCGCCACCACATATGTTTCGCAATAGCGGAAATCTAGCTATTCCTTTGTTTACCTATACGTTTGGAGAAATTGCGCTGTCGTCAGCAGTGCTTTTATTTGTCGTGTCAGCATGCTTGCATATCAGCTTAGGCGTAATGTTGCTTAGTCATGGCAACCCTTTTAAGCAAATAGTCAAGATGCCAATCTTTTTAGCAGCGTCGTTGGCTCTGTTTCTCAACGTGTCAAATGTGGGTGCATGGGCGCCTTTATACGAAGCCACGGCTCTACTTGGGCAAGCGGCCGTACCCGTGATGCTTTTATCTCTGGGGGCACAAATGTGTCATTTAAGGTTGGACGGTTTAAAGATTGGTGTGTTGTGTACCGTGCAGTCACTGGCAACTGGTGCTGTCGCTTTTGCACTTATTTATTGGTTAATTCCCCTTCCAACGATGCAATTGCAAATGATGGTGCTCTTCACAATGCTGCCGCCAGCCGTCATGAATTACCTATTTGCGGAAAGGCTGAATATAGAACCCATGAAAGTGGCGTCAATGGTACTATTTGGCAACTTTTTCAGCATTCTTACGCTACCTCTTCTGCTTAGCTATACCCTCTCACTCGCTGCCTAA
- a CDS encoding thiopurine S-methyltransferase, translating into MRDQEFWHNKWASNQIGFHLEDVNPLLPVYWKHTNPKREDKVLVPLCGKSEDLIWLAMKHDSVEGVELSHIAVRAFFAEHFYTPTVTPLNGMHELYQFDELSIYTGDFFTAPVSQADIIYDRAALVALPQDMREEYVERLKQLLNPGGRILLVTLNYPQEEMAGPPFSVPVEEIEQLFSGYKVTCLNVDEADENHPKIAKKGLSRFSEEVYLIESE; encoded by the coding sequence ATGAGAGACCAAGAATTTTGGCATAACAAATGGGCCAGCAATCAAATCGGATTTCACTTGGAAGATGTAAACCCGCTATTACCAGTATATTGGAAACACACTAATCCAAAGCGTGAAGATAAAGTGTTAGTTCCTTTATGTGGAAAGTCAGAAGACTTGATTTGGCTAGCGATGAAGCATGATTCGGTTGAAGGCGTTGAGCTAAGCCATATTGCTGTGCGTGCCTTTTTTGCTGAACATTTTTACACGCCAACGGTAACGCCTCTTAATGGCATGCACGAGCTTTATCAATTTGATGAGCTCTCTATTTATACTGGGGACTTTTTCACTGCACCAGTATCTCAAGCCGATATCATTTATGATCGCGCCGCGTTGGTTGCTTTACCGCAAGATATGCGAGAGGAGTATGTAGAGCGTCTCAAGCAACTTTTGAACCCAGGCGGTCGTATTTTGCTTGTTACACTCAACTATCCTCAAGAAGAGATGGCGGGGCCTCCATTTAGCGTGCCGGTCGAAGAGATTGAGCAGTTATTTTCAGGTTACAAAGTTACTTGTTTGAACGTAGATGAAGCTGACGAGAATCATCCTAAAATTGCGAAAAAAGGCTTAAGTCGCTTCTCTGAAGAAGTGTACTTAATCGAGAGTGAATAG
- a CDS encoding nucleotidyltransferase family protein produces the protein MSLFLRTTALMLLVLSRAPAFAALPITPAPSGEQNRSTSQNEVCSKLFKHSLSGLYGIQSIDTTPTQPYSDFDILYSKAHQAQFELETICKSTALLNDAQPYFAGVKSKQRAEEKIALELGGKVERITDLARATIVAEDVASLVSIYETLERETTIVKVKNRFKKPGPSGYRDLNLLVRLPKTNLVAEVQLHLKAIADVKSGPEHDLYEKIQKLERQAMLEKRELSEIELASIRNMRTQSKNLYQQAWQPYLTTHLEAA, from the coding sequence ATGAGCTTATTTCTTCGTACTACAGCATTGATGCTTTTGGTACTTAGCCGTGCACCGGCATTTGCCGCACTTCCAATTACCCCTGCACCTAGTGGCGAACAAAATCGTTCAACCAGCCAAAACGAAGTTTGTTCGAAACTTTTTAAACACAGCCTTAGCGGTTTATACGGCATTCAGTCAATCGACACCACGCCAACTCAGCCATATTCTGACTTCGACATTCTTTACAGCAAAGCACACCAAGCACAATTTGAACTTGAAACTATCTGTAAAAGTACCGCACTTCTTAATGACGCTCAGCCATACTTCGCAGGTGTAAAATCCAAACAACGAGCAGAAGAAAAGATAGCTTTAGAATTAGGTGGGAAAGTTGAACGTATTACTGACCTAGCACGTGCAACGATTGTAGCTGAAGACGTCGCCAGCTTAGTCTCCATTTATGAAACGTTAGAGCGTGAAACAACGATTGTGAAAGTAAAAAATCGATTCAAAAAACCTGGCCCTTCAGGATATAGAGACTTGAACTTGCTCGTTCGTTTACCAAAAACAAACCTAGTAGCCGAAGTTCAACTGCACTTGAAAGCAATCGCAGATGTAAAAAGCGGTCCCGAACACGACCTATACGAAAAAATCCAGAAACTAGAACGTCAAGCGATGTTGGAAAAACGTGAGCTAAGCGAAATAGAGCTTGCCTCTATTCGCAACATGCGTACACAGTCTAAGAACTTGTACCAACAAGCATGGCAACCATACTTAACAACGCATCTAGAAGCGGCGTAA
- the pheS gene encoding phenylalanine--tRNA ligase subunit alpha, translating to MQHLEEIIASASTAIEAAESLVALDEVRVQYLGKKGELTAQLQSLGKLPPEERREAGQEINKAKGVVQQAIAARKDALQRAELEAKLAAETIDVTLPGRRIENGGLHPVTRTVERIEKFFGELGFNTEAGPEIEDAFHNFDALNIAADHPARTDHDTFFFNPDLMLRTHTSGVQIRTMENGKPPFRFIAPGRVYRNDYDQTHTPMFHQVEGMLVDENVNFAQLKGILHDFLCNFFEEEVEVRFRPSYFPFTEPSAEVDVKGKNGKWLEVLGCGMVHPNVLRSVGIDPEKYSGFAFGMGVERLTMLRYGVNDLRAFFENDLRFLKQFK from the coding sequence ATGCAACATCTAGAAGAGATCATTGCTAGCGCGAGCACTGCAATTGAAGCTGCCGAATCGCTAGTCGCACTTGATGAAGTGCGTGTTCAGTATCTGGGTAAAAAAGGTGAGCTAACTGCTCAACTTCAAAGCCTAGGCAAACTACCACCAGAAGAACGCCGTGAAGCTGGTCAAGAGATCAACAAAGCGAAAGGCGTAGTTCAGCAAGCTATCGCAGCTCGTAAAGATGCACTACAACGTGCTGAGCTTGAAGCGAAACTAGCAGCAGAAACAATCGACGTAACACTACCAGGTCGTCGTATTGAAAACGGTGGTTTACACCCAGTAACTCGTACTGTAGAGCGTATTGAGAAGTTCTTTGGCGAACTTGGTTTTAACACCGAGGCTGGCCCAGAGATCGAAGATGCATTCCACAACTTCGATGCGCTAAACATCGCAGCTGATCACCCAGCGCGTACTGACCACGATACTTTCTTCTTCAACCCAGACTTGATGCTTCGTACTCATACGTCAGGCGTACAGATCCGTACGATGGAAAATGGTAAACCACCATTCCGTTTCATTGCACCAGGCCGTGTATACCGTAACGACTACGACCAAACGCACACGCCAATGTTCCACCAAGTGGAAGGCATGCTGGTTGATGAGAACGTAAACTTTGCTCAGCTGAAAGGCATCCTGCACGATTTCCTATGTAACTTCTTCGAAGAAGAAGTAGAAGTACGTTTCCGTCCATCTTACTTCCCATTCACTGAGCCTTCAGCTGAAGTAGACGTGAAAGGCAAAAACGGTAAATGGTTAGAAGTACTAGGCTGCGGTATGGTTCACCCGAACGTGCTACGTAGCGTAGGTATCGATCCTGAAAAATACTCTGGTTTCGCATTCGGTATGGGTGTTGAGCGTCTAACAATGCTTCGTTACGGCGTGAACGACCTACGTGCGTTCTTCGAGAACGATCTTCGTTTCCTAAAACAGTTCAAGTAA
- a CDS encoding efflux RND transporter permease subunit, protein MPHHNVQQYARSGWGKLPTNYSVLVMLATVLLIVIATIGGKNLYFRGDYDIFFDGTNEQLLAFDEIQTTFAKSDSLALVIAPKSGTVFTPSTLSLIQQITDEAWQVPYSTRVDSLANYQHTEAFEDDLLVEDLLYSEYELTPQRIEKVKSIALSEPVLKSSLISEKGDVTVVNVTVQLPEIDKTAEVQEVVAYINGMIERYQQVYPDTEFHKAGIIAMNYAFMTAAQDDSATLVPTMLLVILVFLTIMLRSLLSVIATLIVIIGSVMVTMGLSGWAGMFLSTATVNVPTLVMTLAVADCVHIIATMRQSMQNGFSKAHSIERSIALNFMPILITSITTAIGFLMMNMSDSPILRDFGNLSALGVMVACFLSITLLPALLNILPITVKLDTSDERKHFMDHLGDFVVSKRHALLPLSVLVIVASASLIPLNKVNDESVEYFGHSNEFRRAADFMEERISGMANISIAIKTNESQGIADPNFLNSVGKFTDWLRLQPETDHVATLSDVYKRLNKNMHGDDQAYYSLPQDRELAAQYLLLYEMSLPYGLDLNNQINVDKSSIKMVLTVENLGSVELVDLENRIYQWFNENAPQYDVVASSPSLMFAHIGETNMASMLSTLPITLVLISALLIFALRSFKLGLISLVPNIAPALIGFGIWALVSGEINLGLSVVVTLTLGVVVDDAVHFLSKYQHARKDGHSAEQAVRYAFRTVGRALWITTVVLVAGFSVLAMSSFRLNADMGQLSAIVIFIALVVDFILLPTLLMLFDKGVYDEVERRNKLKSTDSQTKTVTQS, encoded by the coding sequence ATGCCACATCACAACGTTCAACAATACGCCCGTTCAGGGTGGGGTAAGCTACCAACGAATTACAGTGTATTGGTGATGCTTGCTACCGTTTTATTGATTGTCATAGCAACTATTGGAGGAAAAAATCTTTACTTTAGAGGAGATTACGACATCTTCTTTGATGGAACAAATGAGCAGTTACTTGCGTTTGATGAAATTCAAACCACCTTTGCAAAATCTGACAGTCTTGCTTTGGTTATAGCGCCAAAGAGCGGCACTGTTTTTACTCCTAGCACATTATCTCTTATTCAGCAGATCACTGACGAGGCGTGGCAAGTTCCATACTCCACCCGCGTTGATTCCCTCGCCAACTACCAGCATACCGAAGCGTTTGAAGATGATCTTCTTGTCGAAGATTTACTGTATAGCGAATATGAATTGACACCTCAACGAATAGAGAAAGTCAAAAGTATTGCGTTGAGTGAGCCGGTTTTGAAAAGTTCACTGATTTCTGAAAAAGGAGATGTCACGGTCGTAAACGTTACGGTCCAACTCCCTGAAATAGATAAAACTGCTGAAGTACAAGAGGTGGTTGCTTACATAAACGGAATGATTGAGCGTTATCAGCAAGTGTACCCAGACACGGAATTCCACAAGGCTGGTATTATTGCAATGAACTACGCGTTTATGACCGCAGCCCAAGATGATAGCGCAACATTAGTGCCAACTATGTTACTAGTGATATTGGTGTTTCTGACCATCATGTTGCGCTCATTGCTTAGCGTCATCGCGACGCTCATCGTTATTATCGGCTCGGTTATGGTTACAATGGGCTTGTCAGGATGGGCTGGTATGTTCTTAAGCACGGCGACCGTTAATGTGCCTACCTTGGTGATGACGCTTGCCGTCGCAGACTGTGTACACATCATCGCGACAATGCGTCAGTCTATGCAAAACGGCTTTAGTAAAGCCCACTCTATTGAGCGAAGTATTGCGCTCAATTTCATGCCTATCTTGATTACCTCCATTACCACCGCGATCGGCTTTTTAATGATGAATATGTCGGATTCTCCAATCCTGAGAGATTTCGGCAACCTATCAGCCCTTGGCGTCATGGTTGCTTGTTTCCTTTCCATCACGTTACTTCCCGCCTTGCTTAATATCCTTCCGATTACGGTGAAGTTGGATACTTCTGATGAAAGAAAGCACTTTATGGATCATTTAGGAGATTTCGTGGTGTCAAAGCGACATGCGTTATTGCCGTTGTCGGTGCTTGTTATTGTCGCGAGTGCGAGCTTGATTCCGCTGAACAAAGTCAATGATGAATCCGTCGAGTACTTTGGCCATAGCAATGAATTTCGCCGAGCGGCTGATTTTATGGAAGAGCGAATCAGTGGCATGGCGAACATCAGTATCGCGATAAAAACTAACGAATCGCAGGGCATTGCCGATCCTAATTTTCTCAATTCCGTGGGTAAATTTACTGACTGGCTAAGGTTGCAGCCAGAAACGGACCATGTTGCGACCTTGAGCGATGTTTATAAGCGCCTAAACAAGAACATGCATGGAGATGATCAGGCTTATTACTCGCTCCCTCAAGACAGAGAATTAGCGGCTCAATATCTGCTGCTTTACGAAATGTCACTACCGTATGGTTTAGATTTGAACAACCAAATCAATGTAGATAAGTCGTCGATCAAGATGGTTCTCACCGTGGAGAACTTGGGCAGCGTCGAGCTTGTTGATTTGGAAAATCGTATTTACCAATGGTTTAACGAAAACGCGCCTCAATATGATGTTGTTGCGTCTAGTCCTTCACTGATGTTTGCGCATATTGGTGAAACGAATATGGCTAGCATGCTGTCAACCTTGCCCATTACTCTTGTCTTAATCTCTGCATTACTGATCTTTGCCTTGCGTTCGTTCAAGCTTGGCTTAATTAGTCTTGTCCCGAATATTGCTCCTGCGCTTATTGGTTTTGGTATTTGGGCGCTGGTTTCTGGCGAGATTAACTTGGGATTGTCTGTCGTTGTGACATTAACGCTTGGTGTTGTTGTTGATGACGCCGTTCACTTTCTTTCTAAATATCAACACGCTCGTAAAGATGGCCACAGTGCGGAGCAAGCGGTTCGCTACGCCTTTCGTACCGTGGGGCGCGCACTTTGGATTACGACGGTCGTGCTTGTTGCTGGTTTCTCTGTTCTGGCGATGTCGAGCTTCCGCTTAAATGCCGATATGGGACAGCTGAGTGCCATTGTCATCTTTATTGCCCTTGTTGTGGATTTCATCCTCCTACCGACTCTACTGATGTTGTTTGACAAAGGCGTTTACGACGAGGTGGAGCGCCGAAATAAGCTTAAATCAACTGACTCTCAAACCAAGACTGTTACTCAGTCATAA